Proteins from one Mauremys mutica isolate MM-2020 ecotype Southern chromosome 14, ASM2049712v1, whole genome shotgun sequence genomic window:
- the GINS3 gene encoding DNA replication complex GINS protein PSF3: MAEAYFPVGPGLGPEENFLSLEDILMSQEKLPGRVEAALPRLAAVLGKGAAAGQSDGIPEGSKVEIPLWLAKGLYDNKRRILSVELPKIYKEGWRTVFSADANVVDLHKMGPYYYGFGSQLLNFDNPENPEIAQTILQTFIGRFRRIMDSSQNAYNEDTSALVARLDELERALFRAGQKGLNDFQCWEKGQASQITASSLVQNYRKRKFTDMDG; the protein is encoded by the exons ATGGCCGAAGCCTATTTCCCAGTGGGGCCCGGGCTGGGGCCCGAGGAGAATTTCCTCTCGCTGGAAGACATCCTGATGTCCCAGGAGAAGCTCCCGGGGCGCGTGGaggctgccctgccccgcctggcTGCCGTGCTGGGCAAGGGCGCGGCGGCCGGCCAGAGCGACGGCATCCCGGAG GGTTCAAAGGTGGAAATACCCCTGTGGCTAGCAAAAGGGTTGTATGACAACAAACGGAGGATACTTTCAGTGGAACTGCCCAAGATTTACAAGGAAGGCTGGCGGACAGTGTTCAGTGCTGATGCCAATGTGGTTGACCTGCATAAAATGGGGCCATACTACTATGGCTTTGGCTCCCAGCTCCTGAATTTTGACAATCCAGAGAATCCAGAGATAGCTCAGACTATACTGCAG ACATTTATTGGCCGTTTCCGTCGCATCATGGACTCCTCCCAGAATGCCTACAATGAGGACACCTCTGCACTGGTGGCACGGCTGGATGAGCTGGAACGAGCGTTGTTTCGAGCTGGCCAGAAAGGGCTGAATGACTTTCAgtgctgggagaaggggcaggcttCTCAGATCACAGCATCCAGCCTGGTGCAGAATTACAGGAAGAGAAAATTCACAGACATGGATGGTTGA